One window from the genome of Pandoraea fibrosis encodes:
- a CDS encoding class I adenylate-forming enzyme family protein has product MTHRWHNLGDLVDRTLGLDSTAIIDLRDAHQPRQYTHAEIDRLAGGVAAALRARGLPDGAHVAIASLNRAEYLIAYFGIMRAGYVAVPINIKQSREILDYVIDDAGISLAFVDAERHDALASRVPVIDFDDDGPDGFAAQVPPASFDSRHPAHDDVAQMLYTSGSTGKPKGVPLTHTGQLWALSATYVRPDSAAAERYLLAQPLFHMNGLFMAKRAFAANGTLVILPSFDVTSYVDALERYRITVLTAVPTMFARLVKDPQTLAGRDVSALKRVMLGSAPMSAALLARIQAAFPHTHIHHGYGTTEAGPSIFGQHPDGIALPPLALGYPLSPDTVKLVDGPDANQGVLCMRNPAVMHGYHRLPEKSAQVLEDGWYYSGDVMRRDANGFFYFVGRADDMFVCAGENIYPVEVEKLLEAHPEVRQASVVPLPDEERAAVPVAFVVRQPGSALSVEALKQHALSNGPAYQHPRRVAFVAELPWAGTNKVDRHALLQQARALEASRGWSDDLANNLTLSGALAS; this is encoded by the coding sequence ATGACACACCGCTGGCATAACCTCGGCGATCTCGTCGACCGAACCCTCGGCCTCGACTCGACGGCCATCATCGACCTTCGTGATGCGCATCAGCCGCGTCAGTACACCCACGCCGAGATCGACCGGCTGGCAGGCGGTGTCGCCGCGGCACTGCGCGCGCGCGGCCTGCCCGACGGCGCGCACGTGGCTATCGCGTCGCTCAACCGTGCCGAGTACCTCATCGCCTACTTCGGCATCATGCGCGCCGGTTACGTCGCCGTGCCGATCAACATCAAGCAGTCGCGCGAGATTCTCGATTACGTCATCGACGACGCCGGCATCTCGCTCGCGTTCGTCGATGCCGAGCGCCACGACGCACTCGCCTCGCGCGTGCCGGTCATCGACTTCGACGACGACGGCCCCGATGGCTTCGCGGCGCAGGTGCCGCCTGCGAGCTTCGACTCGCGGCACCCCGCGCACGACGACGTTGCGCAAATGCTCTACACGTCCGGTTCGACCGGCAAGCCGAAGGGCGTGCCGCTCACGCATACCGGCCAGCTCTGGGCGTTGAGCGCGACCTACGTGCGCCCCGACAGCGCTGCGGCCGAGCGCTATCTGCTCGCGCAGCCGCTGTTCCACATGAACGGCCTGTTCATGGCGAAGCGCGCCTTCGCCGCGAACGGCACGCTCGTCATCCTGCCCTCGTTCGACGTGACGTCGTATGTCGATGCGCTGGAGCGCTATCGGATCACGGTACTGACGGCCGTGCCGACAATGTTCGCGCGCCTCGTCAAAGATCCGCAGACACTGGCCGGACGCGACGTGTCCGCCCTCAAGCGCGTCATGCTCGGCTCCGCGCCGATGAGTGCCGCGCTGCTTGCCCGGATTCAGGCTGCGTTCCCGCACACCCACATCCATCACGGCTATGGCACGACGGAAGCCGGGCCAAGCATTTTCGGCCAGCACCCCGACGGCATCGCACTGCCGCCGCTCGCACTCGGCTATCCGCTCTCGCCCGACACGGTGAAGCTCGTCGACGGCCCCGATGCGAATCAGGGGGTGCTGTGCATGCGTAACCCGGCGGTCATGCACGGTTATCACCGTTTGCCGGAAAAATCGGCGCAAGTGCTCGAAGACGGCTGGTACTACAGCGGCGACGTGATGCGCCGCGACGCCAACGGCTTCTTCTACTTCGTCGGCCGGGCCGACGACATGTTTGTCTGCGCCGGCGAGAACATCTATCCGGTGGAGGTCGAGAAGTTGCTCGAAGCGCACCCGGAGGTCCGGCAGGCCAGTGTCGTGCCCTTACCCGACGAGGAACGCGCCGCCGTGCCCGTGGCCTTTGTCGTGCGTCAGCCGGGCAGCGCGCTGAGCGTGGAAGCCCTCAAGCAACACGCGCTCTCGAACGGTCCGGCGTATCAGCACCCGCGTCGGGTCGCGTTCGTCGCCGAACTGCCGTGGGCGGGCACCAACAAAGTCGACCGTCACGCCCTGTTGCAACAGGCGCGAGCGCTCGAAGCCTCGCGTGGATGGAGTGACGACCTCGCCAACAACCTCACGCTTTCCGGAGCCCTCGCGTCATGA
- a CDS encoding GntR family transcriptional regulator, translating to MSPVSRDTEDAAAIARGDDAYERIRHDVLTCVIMPGAIVSEAELMRRYDIARTSCRVALVRLVHEGFARAIPRQGYRISPITLADVEDIFNLRAQLEPMAARLACGNVDTELLQRLDEACEAPHAHEPIGHQIEWFLHTNRKFHLTIAAASGNARLYRTLAGLMDDMARLVSLGFGVQGIRPRIEHDHRAIISAFVSGDATRAEALARQHIETFLAQTKEHVFASLSTSGTWLPYFSIADLRR from the coding sequence ATGAGCCCCGTCTCACGCGACACTGAAGATGCCGCGGCGATCGCCCGTGGTGACGACGCCTACGAACGCATTCGACACGACGTGCTGACCTGCGTGATCATGCCGGGCGCCATCGTGAGCGAAGCGGAGTTGATGCGTCGTTACGACATCGCGCGCACCAGTTGCCGGGTGGCGCTCGTGCGACTGGTGCACGAAGGCTTCGCGCGAGCGATTCCGCGACAGGGGTATCGCATCTCGCCGATCACGCTGGCCGACGTCGAAGACATTTTCAACCTGCGCGCACAACTGGAGCCGATGGCGGCGAGACTCGCCTGCGGCAACGTGGACACCGAACTGCTCCAGCGTCTGGACGAGGCGTGCGAAGCGCCTCACGCCCACGAACCCATCGGTCATCAGATCGAATGGTTTCTGCATACCAACCGGAAGTTCCATCTGACGATTGCTGCGGCGAGCGGCAATGCGCGCCTTTATCGCACGCTGGCCGGTCTGATGGACGACATGGCACGCCTGGTCTCGCTTGGCTTCGGCGTGCAAGGCATCCGGCCACGCATCGAACACGATCACCGGGCGATCATTTCGGCCTTCGTGTCGGGCGACGCGACCCGCGCGGAAGCGCTCGCCCGGCAGCACATCGAGACGTTTCTCGCGCAGACAAAGGAACATGTCTTCGCCAGCCTTTCGACGTCGGGTACCTGGCTGCCGTACTTTTCGATTGCCGATCTGCGCCGGTAG
- a CDS encoding ABC transporter substrate-binding protein, whose translation MRNPRGLSRRQFLYRSASSALAATSATLAGTAGWLIAPSQAVAADAAPRRGGTLVASWGGLEPQALFVPGGGGSSPFMTSTKILERLLKIDEKLAFQPVLATDVRASSDFRTYTVTLRQNVQWHDGKPFTADDVVYNVQEHWKPIAAGVALKSLKRVSATDAHTVKLEFSTPVPEFFFKSILAGQYQVVVPKHLYAGKDIITNPVNNAPVGTGPWKYGQWVRGSHVAYARNDQYWNAAQPYPDKLIIRWWSDPASRSAALETGELGVAFSNPVPGRDIDRLVKTGKIAVDTKGYENAAWTVTVEFNQRREHVKRREVRQAILHAIDRKFIIDTIYFGRGKPAVSPIFRSNPLFFTDDVPKYPFDPAKANALLDAAGLPRKNGSRFSINLVAAAWFEENAKLGQYLKQALQDIGITVKLDSLDRATSLKRIYSDYDYDIAVSNFTAPLELVPVVTQFFTTDGIVKGAAFRNATGYSNPAMDALVDRLTVETDNAKRQKLAHDFARLAATDVPLVPLVEMESFTLSRTNVRRATTSANVQGDALADVWLAS comes from the coding sequence ATGCGCAATCCCCGGGGCCTTTCCCGACGTCAGTTCCTGTATCGCAGCGCCAGCAGTGCGCTGGCCGCTACCTCCGCGACCCTCGCGGGCACTGCCGGCTGGCTCATCGCACCGTCGCAGGCAGTGGCGGCAGACGCCGCACCGCGTCGCGGCGGCACGCTCGTGGCAAGTTGGGGCGGCCTGGAGCCGCAGGCGCTTTTCGTGCCGGGCGGCGGCGGCTCCAGCCCGTTCATGACGTCGACCAAGATTCTCGAACGATTGCTCAAGATCGACGAGAAGCTCGCGTTTCAACCGGTGCTGGCCACCGACGTGCGGGCGTCGAGCGACTTCAGGACGTACACCGTCACGCTGCGTCAGAACGTGCAGTGGCACGACGGCAAGCCGTTCACAGCCGACGACGTGGTCTACAACGTGCAGGAACACTGGAAGCCGATTGCGGCAGGTGTCGCCCTCAAGTCGCTCAAGCGGGTAAGCGCCACGGACGCTCACACCGTCAAGCTGGAGTTCTCCACACCGGTGCCGGAATTCTTCTTCAAATCGATTCTGGCCGGGCAGTATCAGGTGGTGGTGCCCAAGCATCTGTACGCGGGCAAGGACATCATCACGAACCCCGTGAACAACGCCCCTGTCGGCACAGGCCCATGGAAGTATGGGCAATGGGTGCGTGGCAGCCATGTGGCCTACGCGCGCAACGACCAATACTGGAACGCGGCCCAACCCTACCCGGACAAGCTCATCATCCGCTGGTGGAGCGATCCCGCGTCGCGCTCCGCGGCGCTCGAAACCGGCGAGCTGGGCGTCGCATTCTCCAACCCGGTGCCCGGGCGCGACATCGATCGTCTCGTGAAGACGGGCAAGATCGCGGTCGACACGAAGGGGTACGAGAACGCGGCGTGGACTGTGACCGTCGAATTCAATCAGCGACGCGAGCATGTCAAGCGGCGTGAAGTCCGTCAGGCGATTCTGCACGCCATCGACCGCAAGTTCATCATCGACACGATCTACTTCGGTCGTGGCAAGCCCGCCGTCTCGCCGATCTTCCGCAGCAATCCCCTGTTCTTCACCGACGACGTACCGAAGTACCCGTTCGATCCTGCAAAGGCGAACGCCCTGCTCGACGCGGCCGGTCTGCCGCGCAAGAACGGCTCGCGCTTCTCGATCAATCTGGTCGCAGCCGCCTGGTTCGAGGAGAACGCCAAACTCGGCCAGTATCTGAAGCAGGCGTTGCAGGATATCGGCATCACCGTGAAGCTCGACTCGCTCGACCGTGCCACGTCGCTCAAGCGGATCTATAGCGATTACGACTACGACATTGCCGTGTCGAACTTCACCGCGCCGCTGGAACTGGTGCCGGTGGTCACGCAATTCTTCACGACGGACGGCATCGTCAAGGGAGCCGCTTTCCGCAACGCGACCGGGTATTCGAATCCGGCGATGGATGCCCTCGTCGACCGTCTGACGGTCGAGACGGACAACGCCAAGCGGCAGAAACTCGCGCACGACTTCGCGCGACTGGCGGCGACCGACGTGCCGCTCGTGCCGCTCGTCGAGATGGAATCGTTCACGCTCTCGCGCACCAACGTGCGACGCGCGACGACCAGCGCCAACGTGCAGGGCGACGCGCTGGCCGACGTCTGGCTCGCCTCGTGA
- a CDS encoding PaaI family thioesterase, with amino-acid sequence MSTTTTPLSVDQVQKAFDNSTFIAWLGMRVTSLDHDAQTLDVHIPFQSAFERGAGTRQWHGGPLAAVIDTVGDFAVGMLVGRGLPTVNFRVDYLRPAIDTDLRAVARVRRLGKSIGVADVDLFNAQGALVAIGRASYATLAPA; translated from the coding sequence ATGAGCACGACGACCACCCCACTGTCCGTCGACCAGGTACAGAAAGCGTTCGACAACTCGACCTTCATCGCCTGGCTCGGCATGCGCGTGACGTCGCTCGATCACGACGCCCAGACCCTCGATGTCCACATTCCGTTTCAGAGCGCATTCGAGCGTGGCGCGGGCACACGTCAGTGGCACGGCGGCCCGCTCGCGGCCGTCATCGATACGGTCGGCGACTTCGCGGTGGGCATGCTCGTCGGACGTGGTCTGCCGACGGTCAACTTCCGTGTCGACTACCTGCGCCCGGCCATCGACACCGATCTGCGCGCCGTGGCACGCGTGCGGCGCCTCGGCAAGAGCATCGGTGTGGCCGACGTCGACCTGTTCAACGCGCAGGGTGCGCTGGTCGCCATCGGCCGCGCGAGCTACGCCACGCTGGCGCCGGCCTGA
- a CDS encoding SDR family oxidoreductase: protein MSLLPDSIDPIRLDGKIALVTGASRGIGRAIASALAARGATVAVHYHAAASEAQALVAQLRASGARAFAVQADLSSADGARLLVERFTGALAAHNLPPRFDILVNNAGVGLRSRIDTVTPEDFDRVLQVNLKSPFFLIQHALPHLRDGGRIVNISSMGTRAAYPEMSVYAPAKAGLEALTLLLAADLGARGITVNAVLPGATATDLNKRASDPVAREAIAQTVALGRVGEPRDIADIVAFLASDAGRWITGQSLDASGGQRL, encoded by the coding sequence ATGAGTCTTCTGCCTGATTCCATCGATCCGATCCGTCTCGACGGCAAGATCGCGCTCGTGACCGGCGCCAGCCGCGGCATCGGACGCGCCATCGCGTCGGCACTGGCCGCGCGCGGCGCCACGGTCGCCGTGCACTACCACGCGGCTGCCAGCGAGGCGCAGGCGCTCGTCGCCCAATTGCGTGCCAGCGGTGCCCGTGCCTTTGCCGTGCAAGCCGACCTGTCGTCGGCCGACGGCGCGCGCTTGCTGGTCGAGCGCTTCACGGGCGCGCTCGCTGCCCACAACCTGCCGCCCCGGTTCGACATCCTCGTGAACAACGCCGGCGTTGGCCTTCGCTCGCGCATCGACACCGTGACACCGGAAGACTTCGACCGGGTGTTACAGGTGAACCTGAAGTCGCCCTTCTTTCTGATCCAGCATGCATTGCCGCACCTGCGCGATGGCGGACGCATCGTCAACATCTCCTCGATGGGCACGCGTGCCGCCTATCCCGAAATGAGCGTCTATGCGCCCGCGAAGGCCGGTCTGGAAGCGCTGACGTTGCTGCTCGCCGCCGATCTCGGTGCGCGAGGCATCACCGTCAATGCAGTGCTGCCGGGCGCGACCGCCACGGATCTGAACAAGCGCGCGAGCGATCCGGTCGCACGAGAGGCCATTGCGCAGACCGTCGCGTTGGGACGCGTTGGCGAGCCGCGCGACATCGCCGACATCGTGGCCTTTCTCGCCAGCGATGCCGGGCGCTGGATCACGGGTCAATCCCTCGACGCGAGCGGCGGTCAGCGCCTCTGA
- a CDS encoding ABC transporter permease gives MTSSAEPTLDTLTASDLSDSLAPPRASLRRRGAWHQFARHGGALAGAVLLAAILVVAVCARWWYPGDPLRIVASPEIWPFEQWQYPLGTDALGRDIAAMLAHGARATLAIGLVASVAATVIGVSIGAVAAWWGGWIDEVLMRLTELFQIVPNVVFVLTVVAILGPRIENTIIAVALVSWPAIARLTRAECLSFKSREFVQACRTVGLSPWRIALREVLPNALPPVLVMGTLVVAGAILYESVVSFLGLGDPNIASWGRQIGEGRTLIRSSWYLCAEPGLAIMLAVLALNLVGDGLNDALNPSLRKR, from the coding sequence ATGACGTCTTCTGCCGAACCCACGCTCGATACGCTCACCGCGAGCGACTTGTCCGATTCCCTGGCACCGCCACGCGCGTCCTTGCGACGGCGCGGTGCGTGGCACCAATTCGCCCGCCATGGCGGTGCGCTCGCCGGCGCGGTATTGCTAGCCGCCATCCTTGTCGTCGCGGTGTGCGCGCGATGGTGGTACCCGGGCGATCCGCTGCGCATTGTCGCCTCGCCCGAGATCTGGCCGTTCGAGCAATGGCAATACCCGCTCGGCACCGACGCGCTGGGTCGCGACATTGCCGCCATGCTCGCGCACGGTGCGCGCGCCACGCTCGCCATCGGTCTGGTCGCGAGCGTGGCAGCGACGGTTATCGGTGTCTCCATCGGCGCCGTCGCGGCGTGGTGGGGCGGTTGGATCGACGAAGTGCTCATGCGCCTGACCGAGTTGTTTCAGATTGTGCCGAACGTCGTTTTCGTGCTCACGGTGGTTGCGATTCTCGGCCCTCGCATCGAGAACACGATCATCGCCGTGGCGCTGGTGTCGTGGCCGGCCATCGCGCGTCTCACGCGTGCCGAATGCCTGTCGTTCAAATCGCGCGAGTTTGTGCAGGCGTGCCGCACCGTCGGGCTGTCGCCGTGGCGCATCGCCCTGCGCGAAGTGTTGCCGAACGCACTGCCCCCCGTCCTGGTGATGGGCACGCTGGTGGTCGCTGGCGCGATTCTCTACGAGTCGGTCGTGTCGTTTCTCGGGCTGGGCGATCCGAATATTGCGAGTTGGGGCCGGCAGATTGGCGAAGGCCGCACGCTGATCCGCTCGTCCTGGTATCTGTGCGCTGAGCCGGGCCTCGCGATCATGCTCGCAGTGCTGGCACTCAATCTCGTAGGGGATGGCCTGAACGACGCCCTCAATCCTTCGCTGCGCAAGCGATGA
- a CDS encoding ABC transporter permease, which produces MVTRLLLRRVLQAVPLLLGVIIMNFCLIQSVPGTLLDVMTAEQQVTDPALIERLRVTYGMDKPLWQQLLHYIDAVAHLDLGYSYRHNLPVFDVIMAHLPATLVLMLASLAIAVIVGVAAGVIAAVNVNTWRDTLVSMLAVVCFAAPSFWLGIMLIILFSVKLGWFPVGGMTTIGLDYGTGVAGVWHAALDVLHHLALPALTLGLFYAATYARVMRASMLEVARQDHVRTAQAKGLTRRAVITRHMVRNAMLPVVTLLGLQLGTVLGGSIVVEAVFSWPGIGGVLFDSVMSRNYPVVLGLLVLSSALVIVANIAVDLIYTRLDPRIRTHAS; this is translated from the coding sequence ATGGTGACGCGTCTGTTGTTGCGCCGTGTCTTGCAGGCAGTTCCGCTGCTGCTCGGCGTGATCATCATGAACTTCTGCCTGATCCAGTCGGTGCCGGGCACGCTGCTCGACGTGATGACGGCCGAACAACAGGTCACGGACCCTGCACTGATCGAACGTCTGCGCGTGACCTACGGCATGGACAAGCCGCTGTGGCAACAACTGCTCCACTACATCGATGCGGTGGCTCATCTCGATCTCGGCTACTCGTATCGCCACAACCTGCCGGTGTTCGACGTCATCATGGCGCACCTTCCCGCCACGCTCGTGTTGATGCTGGCGAGTCTTGCGATTGCCGTGATCGTCGGCGTGGCGGCCGGTGTCATCGCCGCCGTCAACGTCAATACGTGGCGCGACACGCTGGTATCGATGTTGGCCGTGGTGTGCTTCGCGGCGCCGAGCTTCTGGCTGGGGATCATGCTCATCATCCTGTTTTCGGTGAAGCTCGGGTGGTTCCCCGTGGGCGGCATGACAACCATCGGCCTGGATTACGGCACGGGTGTCGCCGGGGTGTGGCATGCCGCGCTCGACGTCCTGCATCATCTTGCGCTCCCCGCCCTCACCCTCGGTCTGTTCTATGCGGCGACCTACGCCCGCGTGATGCGCGCGTCGATGCTCGAAGTCGCCCGACAGGATCACGTGCGCACGGCACAGGCGAAGGGCCTCACGCGCCGCGCCGTGATCACCCGGCACATGGTGCGCAACGCGATGCTGCCCGTCGTCACCTTGCTGGGCTTGCAGCTCGGCACCGTACTGGGTGGCAGCATCGTCGTGGAAGCCGTGTTCAGTTGGCCCGGCATCGGCGGGGTGCTCTTCGACAGCGTGATGAGCCGCAACTACCCCGTCGTGCTGGGGCTGCTCGTGCTCAGTTCCGCCCTCGTCATCGTCGCGAACATTGCCGTGGATCTCATCTACACGCGGCTCGATCCCCGCATTCGCACGCATGCCTCATGA
- a CDS encoding quinone oxidoreductase family protein produces MKAIVLREHGDNDRLKLETDFPDPVAGEGEVVLRVRASSLNYHDVFTRRGMPGIKLPFPVIIGLDVAGEIASVGPGVQGWSVGDRVLVDPINRVTGGLVGETTHGGLAELCRVPEHQLVRLPDGVSFDDAAALPVAYGTALRMMHRIGQVKAGERVLILGASGGVGVCAVQLAKLAGAEVIACAGSREKGERLRELGADDIIYYTEEDFVEVVRARYGKAARRRGAALNGGVDVVVNFTGGDTWTRSLRTLRQGGRILTCGATAGFDPKEDLRFIWTFELQVRGSNGWEREDLHELLELVASGKLRVLVDKKWPLEDGAQALASLENRQIVGKVLVGA; encoded by the coding sequence ATGAAAGCCATCGTATTGCGTGAACACGGCGACAACGACCGTCTGAAACTGGAAACCGACTTCCCCGATCCGGTCGCGGGCGAAGGCGAAGTGGTGTTGCGTGTACGCGCCTCCTCGCTGAACTATCACGACGTGTTCACCCGTCGCGGCATGCCCGGCATCAAGCTGCCGTTCCCGGTCATCATCGGGCTGGACGTCGCGGGGGAAATCGCCAGCGTCGGACCTGGCGTGCAGGGCTGGTCGGTCGGCGATCGCGTACTCGTCGACCCGATCAATCGTGTGACGGGCGGCCTCGTTGGCGAGACGACCCATGGCGGTCTGGCCGAACTGTGCCGCGTGCCCGAGCATCAACTCGTGCGCCTGCCCGACGGCGTGTCGTTCGACGACGCTGCCGCGCTGCCGGTCGCCTATGGCACAGCGTTGCGCATGATGCACCGCATCGGTCAGGTCAAAGCCGGCGAGCGTGTGCTGATCCTCGGCGCAAGCGGCGGTGTCGGCGTGTGTGCCGTGCAACTGGCAAAACTTGCCGGCGCCGAAGTGATCGCCTGCGCCGGCTCGCGCGAGAAGGGCGAACGCCTGCGCGAACTGGGCGCCGACGACATCATTTATTACACCGAGGAAGACTTCGTTGAAGTGGTGCGTGCGCGCTACGGCAAGGCGGCGCGCCGTCGCGGTGCGGCGCTCAACGGCGGCGTCGACGTCGTGGTGAATTTCACGGGTGGCGACACGTGGACGCGCTCGCTGCGCACCTTGCGTCAAGGCGGCCGCATTCTGACGTGCGGCGCCACGGCGGGCTTCGATCCGAAAGAAGACCTGCGCTTCATCTGGACATTCGAGTTGCAGGTTCGCGGCTCCAATGGCTGGGAGCGCGAAGACCTCCACGAACTGCTCGAACTGGTGGCCAGCGGCAAGCTGCGCGTGCTGGTCGACAAGAAGTGGCCGCTGGAAGACGGCGCGCAGGCGCTGGCATCGCTGGAAAATCGCCAGATCGTCGGCAAGGTGCTGGTGGGCGCATGA
- a CDS encoding ABC transporter ATP-binding protein — translation MTTLLDVEHLTLDLPPNADRPHALRDVSFSLARGEILCMVGESGSGKSMTASALLGLLPPGVQASAGRIAWEGEGNLLALPEAERRRWRGARIGMIFQEPMTALNPLRTIGDQIAEVYRTHTRLSGSAIRARTLAWLDAVHIPSPIEAAKRYPHELSGGQRQRAMIAMALALEPELLIADEPTTALDVTTQAQILTLIRELQQRKGTGVLFITHDFGVVAEIADRVAVMRHGEIVEQGQAHALLTRPSHEYTRALMAAVPALPSSTGPVTANATKLDKRDDGTPPVLRIQQVQKTYAKPHWLGRKRQAQAAALRDVSLDVGLGKTLGIVGESGSGKSTLARSILRLMTPDAGRILYRDTDLASDSLDANARRTALDIQMVFQDPFSSLNPRRRVGDIVTQGPIARGEPPRQAHDHALELFELVGLSADALERFPHEFSGGQRQRIGLARALAMRPKVLVADEPVSALDVSVQAQVLRLLARLKSELGLSMIFITHDLRIAAQLCDSLAVMKSGSVVEYGDTAAIFRTPAHPYTRALLDAIPGRRREDSAQARSAA, via the coding sequence ATGACGACTCTGCTCGACGTCGAACACCTTACCCTCGACCTGCCACCCAATGCAGATCGCCCGCATGCGCTGCGCGACGTCTCGTTCTCGCTCGCGCGCGGCGAAATCCTGTGTATGGTCGGGGAAAGCGGCTCGGGAAAATCGATGACCGCCAGCGCCCTGCTCGGCCTGTTGCCTCCGGGCGTACAAGCGAGCGCGGGACGCATTGCGTGGGAGGGCGAAGGCAATCTGCTGGCGCTGCCCGAAGCCGAGCGCCGCCGCTGGCGCGGGGCACGTATCGGCATGATCTTTCAGGAACCGATGACCGCGCTCAATCCCCTGCGCACCATCGGCGACCAGATCGCCGAGGTGTATCGCACGCACACGCGGCTGTCCGGCAGCGCCATTCGCGCCCGCACGCTGGCGTGGCTCGACGCCGTGCACATCCCGTCGCCCATCGAGGCGGCGAAGCGCTATCCGCACGAACTCTCCGGCGGACAACGTCAGCGCGCCATGATCGCCATGGCGCTCGCGCTGGAACCCGAACTCCTGATTGCCGACGAGCCGACCACCGCGCTCGATGTCACCACGCAGGCGCAGATTCTCACGCTCATTCGCGAGCTTCAGCAACGCAAGGGGACGGGCGTTCTCTTCATCACACACGACTTCGGTGTGGTCGCGGAAATCGCGGATCGTGTCGCGGTCATGCGGCACGGTGAGATCGTCGAGCAGGGGCAGGCGCATGCTCTCCTCACGCGGCCGTCGCATGAGTACACCCGCGCGCTGATGGCGGCCGTGCCGGCGCTGCCTTCGTCTACCGGGCCCGTGACTGCGAACGCGACGAAACTCGACAAACGCGACGACGGCACGCCGCCCGTCCTGCGTATCCAGCAAGTGCAAAAGACTTACGCCAAACCTCACTGGCTCGGCAGGAAACGACAGGCGCAAGCCGCGGCGTTGCGCGATGTCAGTCTCGATGTGGGTCTTGGCAAGACACTGGGGATCGTCGGGGAGAGCGGTTCGGGAAAATCGACGCTGGCGCGCTCGATCCTCCGACTGATGACGCCCGATGCCGGTCGTATCCTCTATCGCGACACCGATCTGGCGTCGGATTCGCTCGACGCGAACGCACGCCGTACCGCACTCGATATCCAGATGGTGTTCCAGGACCCCTTCAGCTCGCTCAATCCGCGTCGACGGGTAGGCGACATCGTCACGCAGGGACCGATCGCACGCGGTGAGCCGCCGCGTCAGGCCCACGACCACGCGCTCGAACTGTTCGAGCTGGTTGGCCTGAGCGCCGATGCCCTTGAGCGCTTCCCGCATGAATTCTCCGGCGGTCAACGCCAGCGCATCGGATTGGCACGCGCCCTGGCCATGCGTCCGAAAGTGCTGGTGGCAGACGAGCCGGTCTCCGCGCTCGACGTCTCGGTTCAGGCGCAAGTGCTGCGACTGCTCGCGCGGCTGAAGTCGGAATTGGGATTGTCGATGATCTTCATCACACACGACCTTCGCATCGCGGCGCAATTATGCGACTCGCTTGCCGTCATGAAGTCGGGTAGCGTGGTCGAGTATGGCGATACCGCTGCGATTTTCCGCACACCGGCGCATCCCTACACGCGTGCGCTGCTCGATGCCATTCCGGGTCGACGCCGGGAGGACAGCGCGCAGGCGCGCTCTGCGGCGTAG